The Glycine soja cultivar W05 chromosome 8, ASM419377v2, whole genome shotgun sequence genome has a window encoding:
- the LOC114422400 gene encoding protein CURVATURE THYLAKOID 1C, chloroplastic-like: MASIVASLPPPLLLPARKYHPGNFPSSPFSLLSGRRNHVSFVVKASGESSESSTTLTVFKSVQNVWDQPEDRLGLIGLGFAAIAAFWASTNLIAAIDKLPVFPTVLELIGIFYSVWFTYRYLIFKPDREELFQILNKSASDILGQ, from the exons ATGGCTTCCATTGTTGCAAGCTTGCCGCCACCATTGCTGCTCCCTGCTAGAAAATATCATCCGGGCAACTTCCCAAGTTcccctttttctcttctttcag GGAGACGGAATCATGTTTCTTTTGTTGTGAAGGCTTCTGGAGAAAGTTCTGAATCTTCAACTACCCTTACTGTTTTTAAGTCTGTTCAGAATGTT TGGGATCAACCTGAGGACCGTCTGGGACTTATTGGTTTGGGATTTGCAGCCATAGCAGCATTTTGGGCATCAACAAATTTGATTGCG GCCATTGACAAATTGCCAGTTTTCCCAACAGTACTGGAATTAATTGGAATATTTTACTCCGTG tGGTTTACTTATCGCTATCTCATATTCAAACCTGACCG GGAAGAGCTTTTTCAAATCTTGAACAAGTCAGCATCAGATATCTTGGGCCAGTAA
- the LOC114423072 gene encoding homeobox-leucine zipper protein GLABRA 2-like — MGVNMSNTPPHTKDLFSSPVLSLSLAGIFRYAGEAAETSGMEMAGDEVRQEDTADISSDNSGPVRSRSEEDFDCDDVHDGDDKDNNDKNRKKKRKYHRHTTEQIREMEALFKESPHPDEKQRQKLSQQLGLAPRQVKFWFQNRRTQIKALQERHENSLLKTELDKLREETKAMRETINKSCCPNCGMVTATIDASMSTEEKQLLIENAKLKAEVEKLRTALGKFSPRTTSPTTSSAGHDEEENRNSLGFYSVLFGLDKSRIMDVANRATEELIKMATMGEPLWVRSVETGREILNYDEYVKEMAAENSGSERPKTFIEASRETEVVFMDLPRLLQSFLDVNQWKEMFPCLISKAVTVDVISNGEGSNRNGAVQLMFAELQMLTPMVPTREVYFVRCCKQLSDEQWAIVDVSIDKVEDNIDASLVKCRKRPSGCIIEDKSNGHCKVIWVEHLECQKSTIHTMYRTIVNSGLAFGARHWIATLQLHCERLVFYMATNVPMKDSTGVATLAGRKSILKLAQRMTWSFCHAIGASSFHTWTMVTSKTGEDIRISSRKNLNDPGEPLGVILSAVSSVWLPVSTNVLFDFLRDEARRSEWDIMSSGGSVQSVANLAKGKDRGNVVNIQKIQSKDNSVWILQDSCTSAYESMVVYAPVEFAGIQSVLTGCDSSNLAILPSGFSILPDGIEGRPLVISSRQEEKYTEGGSLFTMAFQILVNPSPTAKLTTESVESVNNLVSCTLRNIKTSLQCEDG; from the exons ATGGGAGTCAACATGTCCAACACGCCACCTCACACCAAAGACTTGTTTTCCTCTCCAGTTCTCTCTCTTAGCTTA GCTGGGATTTTCCGGTATGCTGGGGAGGCGGCGGAGACGTCCGGCATGGAGATGGCCGGCGATGAGGTCCGGCAAGAGGATACTGCTGATATTAGCAGCGACAACTCAGGACCCGTGAGATCCAGGTCAGAAGAAGATTTTGATTGTGATGATGTTCATGATGGTGATGACAAAGATAACAATGATAAGaatagaaagaagaagagaaagtaTCACAGGCACACCACTGAACAGATAAGAGAAATGGAAGC GCTTTTCAAGGAATCACCGCATCCTGATGAAAAGCAGAGGCAAAAACTCAGCCAGCAACTTGGCCTTGCTCCAAGGCAAGTCAAGTTTTGGTTCCAAAATCGTCGAACCCAAATCAAG GCACTACAAGAGCGCCATGAAAACTCATTGTTGAAGACAGAATTAGACAAACTTAGGGAGGAAACTAAGGCCATGCGAGAAACCATAAACAAATCTTGTTGCCCCAATTGTGGCATGGTAACGGCTACCATAGATGCTTCCATGTCCACTGAAGAAAAACAACTTCTTATTGAAAATGCCAAACTCAAAGCTGAG GTAGAGAAGCTCCGAACAGCTTTAGGGAAATTCTCACCAAGGACAACGTCTCCTACTACATCTTCTGCTGGCCATGATGAGGAAGAGAATAGAAACTCTTTGGGTTTTTACAGTGTACTTTTCGGGCTCGACAAATCAAGGATAATGGATGTAGCAAACCGAGCAACGGAGGAGCTCATAAAGATGGCAACTATGGGGGAACCATTATGGGTTCGTAGCGTTGAAACAGGTCGCGAAATACTTAACTACGATGAATATGTGAAGGAGATGGCAGCTGAAAATTCGGGCAGTGAAAGGCCAAAGACATTCATCGAAGCCTCAAGAGAAACTGAGGTTGTTTTTATGGATCTTCCTCGGCTTCTCCAAAGTTTTCTAGACGTG AATCAATGGAAGGAAATGTTTCCGTGCTTAATATCAAAGGCTGTAACTGTTGATGTTATAAGCAATGGCGAAGGTTCTAACAGGAATGGTGCAGTGCAATTG ATGTTTGCTGAGCTTCAAATGCTCACTCCTATGGTGCCCACCCGAGAAGTGTATTTTGTGAGGTGCTGCAAACAGTTGAGTGATGAACAGTGGGCAATAGTTGATGTCTCCATAGACAAAGTAGAAGACAACATTGATGCATCCCTTGTGAAATGTAGAAAACGCCCGTCTGGGTGTATTATTGAGGATAAGTCAAATGGCCATTGCAAG GTGATATGGGTGGAGCACTTGGAGTGCCAAAAGAGCACAATTCATACAATGTACCGAACTATTGTCAACAGTGGTCTAGCTTTTGGGGCAAGGCATTGGATAGCAACACTACAACTTCATTGTGAACGTTTGGTTTTCTACATGGCAACGAATGTTCCCATGAAGGATTCAACTG GTGTTGCCACGTTGGCTGGGAGGAAGAGCATTTTGAAGTTGGCACAAAGGATGACGTGGAGTTTCTGCCATGCAATTGGTGCATCAAGTTTTCATACATGGACCATGGTCACAAGTAAAACAGGAGAAGACATAAGGATTAGCTCTAGGAAGAACTTGAATGACCCAGGTGAACCTCTTGGGGTTATCTTGTCTGCCGTTTCTTCTGTGTGGCTTCCTGTCTCTACTAATGTGCTGTTCGATTTCTTGAGGGATGAAGCTCGTCGAAGTGAG TGGGATATCATGTCCAGTGGTGGGTCAGTTCAGTCCGTTGCAAATTTAGCTAAAGGAAAAGACCGAGGCAACGTTGTAAACATtcaa AAAATACAATCAAAAGATAACAGTGTGTGGATCTTGCAAGATAGCTGCACAAGTGCTTATGAGTCAATGGTGGTATATGCTCCTGTGGAATTTGCTGGTATACAAAGTGTGCTTACAGGATGTGATTCAAGTAATCTTGCTATATTGCCGTCAGGATTCTCAATTCTACCTGATGGGATTGAGGGAAGGCCATTGGTGATTTCGTCAAGGCAAGAAGAAAAATACACTGAAGGAGGCTCTTTGTTTACAATGGCATTCCAGATTCTTGTCAACCCTTCTCCAACAGCCAAGTTAACAACGGAGTCTGTGGAATCGGTCAATAATCTTGTGTCTTGTACATTGAGAAATATTAAAACAAGTTTGCAGTGTGAAGATGGTTAG
- the LOC114422403 gene encoding photosystem I reaction center subunit VI-2, chloroplastic-like, translated as MASLATLAAVQPAALNGLAGSSLSGTKLSFKPSRHTVKSKNFRSGAVVAKYGDKSVYFDLEDLGNTTGQWDLYGSDAPSPYNPLQSKFFETFAAPFTKRGLLLKFLILGGGSTLAYFSATASGDILPIKKGPQLPPKLGPRGKI; from the exons ATGGCTTCTCTTGCAACCTTAGCTGCTGTTCAACCAGCTGCGCTCAATGGCCTTGCTGGAAGTTCCCTCTCTGGAACTAAGCTCTCTTTCAAGCCCTCTCGCCACACTGTCAAATCCAAGAACTTCAG GAGTGGTGCCGTGGTAGCAAAGTATGGTGACAAGAGTGTGTACTTTGATTTGGAGGATCTGGGCAACACTACGGGGCAGTGGGACTTGTATGGCTCAGATGCACCTTCACCCTACAACCCTCTTCAG AGCAAGTTCTTCGAGACATTTGCTGCTCCATTCACAAAGAGGGGATTGTTACTCAAGTTTCTGATATTGGGAGGTGGTTCCACCCTTGCATACTTCAGTGCAACAGCCTCAGGTGACATTCTACCAATCAAGAAGGGACCACAACTTCCACCAAAGCTTGGTCCTCGTGGCAAGATCTAA
- the LOC114422401 gene encoding rop guanine nucleotide exchange factor 12-like isoform X1 — protein sequence MVKAMEQEQESLRSKLFLFKGMFESAGRHTKSLSIESASALDPSPSDEEPVSSRSQGSKPLNDLDKVPKPRISKEEIVAKEAKDKMVQEMEQMKERFAKLLLGEDMSGGGKGVSSALALSNAFTNLAAAVFGEQKRLEPMPPERKARWRKEIDWLLSVTDYIVEMVPVQQKNKDGSTMEVMTTRQRTDLHMNIPALRKLDTMLIDTLDNFKDQNEFYYVSKDAEDSDRNNDTKWWLPTPKVPANGLSDAARRFVQYQKDCVNQVLKAAMAINAQTLSEMEIPESYIESLPKNGRSSLGDLIYRSITDDFFDPDQLLSAMDMSSEHKIVDLKDRIEASIVIWRRKMNQKDSSKSAWGSAVSMEKREIFEDRAETILLLLKHRFPGTPQSALDISKIQFNRDVGHAVLESYSRILESLAFTVLSRIEDVLLADQQTQNPSHSGTKSSISRNPVPKPEKSPTPTPKEEVDKSGSEAMTLSDFMGWNNDQGDSDAKKDHFADSDDFDKNIDNGKPQKLPNVVTDKKVSYLETLGGMRSPTSRH from the exons atggttaaagcaATGGAACAAGAACAGGAAAGTCTCAGGTCCAAACTATTCCTTTTCAAAGGAATGTTTGAGAGTGCAGGGAGGCATACAAAGAGTTTGAGCATTGAGAGTGCCAGCGCATTAGATCCTTCTCCTTCGGATGAAGAGCCGGTGTCATCAAGAAGTCAAGGATCAAAACCTCTAAATGATCTGGATAAGGTTCCTAAGCCAAGGATAAGCAAGGAGGAAATTGTAGCCAAAGAAGCCAAAGATAAGATGGTGCAAG AAATGGAACAGATGAAGGAGAGATTTGCTAAACTGCTATTGGGTGAGGACATGTCTGGTGGAGGAAAGGGTGTTTCTTCAGCTTTGGCATTGTCAAATGCATTCACAAACCTTGCAG CTGCTGTTTTCGGTGAACAAAAGCGCCTAGAGCCAATGCCACCAGAAAGGAAAGCAAGATGGAGAAAAGAAATCGATTGGCTTCTATCGGTCACTGATTACATTGTTGAAATGGTTCCTGTGCAACAAAAAAACAAGGATGGCTCAACCATGGAG GTTATGACAACGCGACAAAGAACTGACCTCCACATGAATATCCCTGCCTTACGAAAGCTTGACACAATGCTTATT GATACTCTAGATAACTTCAAAGACCAAAATGAGTTCTATTATGTATCAAAAGATGCAGAGGATTCAGATAGAAATAATGATACCAAGTGGTGGTTGCCTACACCTAAGGTTCCCGCAAACGGTTTATCTGATGCAGCAAGAAGGTTTGTTCAGTATCAGAAAGATTGTGTGAACCAAGTTCTTAAAGCAGCTATGGCCATAAATGCTCAAACTCTATCAGAAATGGAGATCCCTGAAAGCTATATTGAATCCCTACCCAAG aatggaAGATCAAGTCTTGGGGACTTGATCTACAGGAGCATTACAGATGATTTTTTCGATCCTGATCAGCTCCTATCAGCCATGGACATGTCATCAGAACATAAAATCGTAGATCTCAAGGACAGAATTGAGGCATCCATTGTGATTTGGAGACGGAAGATGAACCAAAAAGATAGCAGCAAATCAGCTTGGGGTTCTGCTGTGAGTATGGAGAAAAGAGAAATCTTTGAAGACAGGGCCGAAACCATCTTACTTCTCCTAAAGCATCGTTTTCCCGGGACTCCCCAATCTGCATTGGATATAAGTAAAATCCAATTCAATCGG GATGTGGGGCACGCTGTTCTTGAAAGCTATTCAAGAATATTGGAAAGTTTGGCTTTCACAGTGCTGTCAAGAATAGAAGATGTACTCCTTGCAGATCAGCAAACTCAAAATCCATCACACTCAGGAACAAAGAGCAGCATTTCGAGAAACCCGGTTCCGAAGCCAGAGAAGTCTCCAACTCCAACTCCTAAAGAAGAGGTAGACAAGAGTGGCTCAGAAGCAATGACACTATCAGATTTCATGGGTTGGAACAATGATCAAGGTGACTCAGACGCTAAGAAAGACCATTTTGCAGATTCAGATGACTTCGACAAAAACATTGATAATGGAAAGCCTCAAAAACTTCCAAACGTAGTGACAGACAAGAAGGTGTCCTACCTTGAGACATTGGGAGGTATGAGGAGTCCAACATCACGCCATTAA
- the LOC114422401 gene encoding rop guanine nucleotide exchange factor 12-like isoform X2 — MKERFAKLLLGEDMSGGGKGVSSALALSNAFTNLAAAVFGEQKRLEPMPPERKARWRKEIDWLLSVTDYIVEMVPVQQKNKDGSTMEVMTTRQRTDLHMNIPALRKLDTMLIDTLDNFKDQNEFYYVSKDAEDSDRNNDTKWWLPTPKVPANGLSDAARRFVQYQKDCVNQVLKAAMAINAQTLSEMEIPESYIESLPKNGRSSLGDLIYRSITDDFFDPDQLLSAMDMSSEHKIVDLKDRIEASIVIWRRKMNQKDSSKSAWGSAVSMEKREIFEDRAETILLLLKHRFPGTPQSALDISKIQFNRDVGHAVLESYSRILESLAFTVLSRIEDVLLADQQTQNPSHSGTKSSISRNPVPKPEKSPTPTPKEEVDKSGSEAMTLSDFMGWNNDQGDSDAKKDHFADSDDFDKNIDNGKPQKLPNVVTDKKVSYLETLGGMRSPTSRH, encoded by the exons ATGAAGGAGAGATTTGCTAAACTGCTATTGGGTGAGGACATGTCTGGTGGAGGAAAGGGTGTTTCTTCAGCTTTGGCATTGTCAAATGCATTCACAAACCTTGCAG CTGCTGTTTTCGGTGAACAAAAGCGCCTAGAGCCAATGCCACCAGAAAGGAAAGCAAGATGGAGAAAAGAAATCGATTGGCTTCTATCGGTCACTGATTACATTGTTGAAATGGTTCCTGTGCAACAAAAAAACAAGGATGGCTCAACCATGGAG GTTATGACAACGCGACAAAGAACTGACCTCCACATGAATATCCCTGCCTTACGAAAGCTTGACACAATGCTTATT GATACTCTAGATAACTTCAAAGACCAAAATGAGTTCTATTATGTATCAAAAGATGCAGAGGATTCAGATAGAAATAATGATACCAAGTGGTGGTTGCCTACACCTAAGGTTCCCGCAAACGGTTTATCTGATGCAGCAAGAAGGTTTGTTCAGTATCAGAAAGATTGTGTGAACCAAGTTCTTAAAGCAGCTATGGCCATAAATGCTCAAACTCTATCAGAAATGGAGATCCCTGAAAGCTATATTGAATCCCTACCCAAG aatggaAGATCAAGTCTTGGGGACTTGATCTACAGGAGCATTACAGATGATTTTTTCGATCCTGATCAGCTCCTATCAGCCATGGACATGTCATCAGAACATAAAATCGTAGATCTCAAGGACAGAATTGAGGCATCCATTGTGATTTGGAGACGGAAGATGAACCAAAAAGATAGCAGCAAATCAGCTTGGGGTTCTGCTGTGAGTATGGAGAAAAGAGAAATCTTTGAAGACAGGGCCGAAACCATCTTACTTCTCCTAAAGCATCGTTTTCCCGGGACTCCCCAATCTGCATTGGATATAAGTAAAATCCAATTCAATCGG GATGTGGGGCACGCTGTTCTTGAAAGCTATTCAAGAATATTGGAAAGTTTGGCTTTCACAGTGCTGTCAAGAATAGAAGATGTACTCCTTGCAGATCAGCAAACTCAAAATCCATCACACTCAGGAACAAAGAGCAGCATTTCGAGAAACCCGGTTCCGAAGCCAGAGAAGTCTCCAACTCCAACTCCTAAAGAAGAGGTAGACAAGAGTGGCTCAGAAGCAATGACACTATCAGATTTCATGGGTTGGAACAATGATCAAGGTGACTCAGACGCTAAGAAAGACCATTTTGCAGATTCAGATGACTTCGACAAAAACATTGATAATGGAAAGCCTCAAAAACTTCCAAACGTAGTGACAGACAAGAAGGTGTCCTACCTTGAGACATTGGGAGGTATGAGGAGTCCAACATCACGCCATTAA
- the LOC114423958 gene encoding hydroxyphenylpyruvate reductase-like, with translation MRVRRMSRSEIGISLFGKQGYRCLGPCRCFTFSGETVGIIGLGRIGQAIAKRAEGFNCPICYYSRTEKRDSKYKYYPSVVELASKCEILVVACPLTEETHHIINREVINALGPKGYLINIGRGKHVDEAELVPALLEGRLGGAGLDVFENEPTVPEELFGLENVVLLPHVAGFCHL, from the exons ATGCGTGTTCGGCGCATGTCCAGGTCGGAAATAGGGATATCGCTGTTTGGGAAACAGGGATATCGCTGTTTGGGGCCGTGTCGGTGCTTCACG TTCTCGGGGGAAACTGTTGGCATTATTGGGCTAGGAAGGATTGGCCAAGCAATTGCTAAGAGAGCCGAAGGATTCAACTGTCCCATATGCTACTACTCTAGAACTGAAAAAAGAGACTCAAAATACAAGTACTATCCAAGTGTTGTAGAACTAGCATCTAAGTGCGAGATACTGGTAGTTGCTTGCCCACTAACGGAGGAAACTCATCACATCATCAACAGGGAGGTGATCAATGCACTGGGTCCCAAGGGTTATCTTATTAACATTGGACGAGGCAAGCATGTTGATGAGGCAGAGTTAGTGCCAGCACTGCTAGAAGGTCGTTTGGGTGGTGCTGGGCTAGATGTGTTTGAAAATGAGCCTACTGTTCCAGAAGAATTATTCGGGCTTGAAAACGTTGTCTTGTTGCCCCATGTTGCGGGTTTTTGTCATCTCTAA